Proteins encoded by one window of Pseudomonas tructae:
- a CDS encoding DUF1249 domain-containing protein, translated as MVVNLLRERYRVDLVGLQAACEANYARLMRLLPDMRSTQSSRRIGMTQGDQMLGVLVLDVVLACPYTTTLRVRQEHSLPWLPVPQLEVQVYHDARMAEVVSAEHARRFRSIYPYPNAAMHQPDEKAQLNLFLGEWLSHCLACGHELAVVR; from the coding sequence ATGGTCGTGAATCTGCTGCGCGAGCGCTACCGGGTCGATCTGGTCGGGTTGCAGGCTGCCTGCGAGGCCAACTATGCGCGCTTGATGCGCCTGTTGCCCGATATGCGCAGTACCCAAAGCTCGCGCCGGATCGGCATGACCCAGGGCGACCAGATGCTGGGCGTGCTGGTCCTTGATGTAGTGCTCGCCTGCCCCTACACCACCACCTTGCGGGTACGCCAGGAGCACAGCCTGCCCTGGCTGCCGGTGCCGCAGCTGGAGGTGCAGGTCTACCACGACGCACGCATGGCCGAAGTGGTTAGCGCCGAGCACGCACGGCGTTTTCGCAGTATCTATCCGTACCCCAACGCGGCCATGCACCAGCCGGACGAAAAAGCTCAGCTCAATCTGTTCCTCGGTGAATGGTTGAGCCACTGCCTGGCCTGTGGCCATGAGTTGGCCGTCGTTCGCTGA
- the cpdA gene encoding 3',5'-cyclic-AMP phosphodiesterase codes for MPQPSIPLSDAPVYLVQLTDSHLFADPQGTLLGMNTRDSLQRVIERVRDEQPRIDLVLATGDLTQDGSLESYTCFREMTENLGAPARWLAGNHDEPLPMEQAAQGTDLLKPVVDMGNWRILMLNSAVPGSVPGLLGDDQLSLLERALREAPERHCLICFHHQPVSINCAWMAPIGLRNADVLFALLKGYPQVRALLWGHIHQEWDQIREGVRLLASPSTCIQFEPGSEDFKVGEQAPGYRWLRLLPDGSIDTGVSRVTDFEFTVDYEGDGY; via the coding sequence TTGCCGCAACCATCGATCCCCCTTAGCGACGCGCCGGTGTACCTGGTGCAACTGACCGACAGTCACCTGTTTGCCGACCCGCAAGGCACGTTGCTGGGCATGAATACCCGCGACAGCCTGCAGCGCGTGATCGAACGGGTGCGGGACGAGCAGCCGCGGATCGACCTGGTGCTGGCGACCGGCGACCTGACCCAGGATGGATCGCTGGAGTCCTACACCTGTTTTCGTGAAATGACGGAAAATCTCGGGGCCCCGGCGCGCTGGCTTGCTGGCAACCATGACGAGCCGCTGCCGATGGAGCAGGCAGCGCAAGGCACTGACTTGCTCAAACCCGTTGTGGACATGGGCAATTGGCGCATCCTGATGCTCAACTCGGCAGTGCCCGGCTCGGTGCCGGGATTGCTCGGTGACGACCAGCTCAGCTTGCTCGAGCGCGCATTGCGCGAAGCCCCCGAGCGCCATTGCCTGATCTGTTTCCATCACCAGCCGGTGTCTATCAACTGTGCCTGGATGGCGCCGATTGGCTTGCGCAACGCCGATGTGCTGTTTGCTTTGCTGAAAGGTTATCCACAGGTGCGTGCCTTGCTCTGGGGGCATATCCATCAGGAATGGGACCAGATACGCGAGGGTGTGCGGCTATTGGCCTCACCTTCGACCTGTATTCAGTTCGAGCCGGGCAGCGAAGACTTCAAGGTCGGCGAACAGGCTCCCGGCTACCGCTGGCTGCGCCTGCTGCCGGACGGTTCGATCGACACCGGCGTGTCGCGGGTGACTGACTTTGAATTCACTGTCGACTACGAAGGCGACGGCTATTAA
- a CDS encoding YqiA/YcfP family alpha/beta fold hydrolase: MSGSILYIHGFNSAPSSKKACQLVAVMAQMGLGERLRVPALHHHPRQAIAQLEAAIAELESPLLVGSSLGGYYATHLAERHGLKALLVNPAVNPHRLFDGYLGPQQNLYTGETWELTLDHVQALAELEVPAPVDAGRFQVWLQTADETLDYRQAEQFYRGCALRIQAGGDHSYQGFAERLPALLSFAGIAPQQYQALDFSVF; encoded by the coding sequence ATGTCGGGTTCGATTCTCTATATTCACGGGTTCAACAGCGCGCCGTCGTCGAAAAAGGCCTGCCAGCTGGTAGCGGTGATGGCGCAGATGGGGTTGGGCGAGCGCCTGCGGGTACCGGCCCTTCATCATCACCCACGCCAGGCCATCGCCCAGCTGGAGGCCGCCATTGCCGAGCTCGAATCGCCATTACTGGTCGGCAGCTCCCTTGGCGGCTACTATGCCACCCACCTGGCCGAGCGCCACGGGCTCAAGGCCTTGCTGGTCAACCCGGCAGTCAACCCGCACCGGCTGTTCGACGGCTACCTTGGGCCCCAGCAAAACCTCTACACCGGCGAAACCTGGGAACTGACTCTGGACCACGTGCAGGCTCTGGCCGAGCTGGAAGTCCCGGCGCCAGTGGATGCCGGGCGCTTTCAAGTGTGGCTGCAAACCGCCGATGAAACCCTGGACTACCGCCAGGCCGAGCAGTTCTACCGCGGGTGTGCGCTGCGCATCCAGGCCGGTGGCGATCACAGCTACCAGGGGTTTGCCGAACGCCTGCCAGCCCTGCTGAGCTTTGCCGGTATTGCCCCGCAGCAGTATCAAGCACTCGATTTTTCTGTATTTTGA
- the parE gene encoding DNA topoisomerase IV subunit B, which translates to MAIPSASAYNADAIEVLSGLDPVRKRPGMYTDTSRPNHLAQEVIDNSVDEALAGHAKSVQVILHADHSLEVSDDGRGMPVDIHPEEGVSGVELILTKLHAGGKFSNKNYQFSGGLHGVGISVVNALSSQVRVKVKRDGNEYQMTFADGYKATELEVVGSVGKRNTGTSVYFAPDPKYFDSPKFSISRLKHVLKAKAVLCPGLLVSFEDKGTGEKVEWHYEDGLRSYLVDSVSDFLRLPDEPFCGSLAGNKEAVDWALLWLPEGGDSVQESYVNLIPTAQGGTHVNGLRQGLLDAMREFCEFRNLLPRGVKLAPEDVWERISFVLSMKMQEPQFSGQTKERLSSREAAAFVSGVVKDAFSLWLNAHPELGMQLAELAINNAGRRLKASKKVERKRVTQGPALPGKLADCAGQDPMRAELFLVEGDSAGGSAKQARDKEFQAILPLRGKILNTWEVDGGEVLASQEVHNIAVAIGVDPGAADMSQLRYGKICILADADSDGLHIATLLCALFVQHFRPLVEAGHVYVAMPPLYRIDLGKEIYYALDEAERDGILDRLVAEKKRGKPQVTRFKGLGEMNPPQLRETTMDPNTRRLVQLTLEDLEGTREIMDMLLAKKRASDRKSWLESKGNLAEVLA; encoded by the coding sequence ATGGCCATTCCCAGCGCTAGTGCCTATAACGCAGACGCCATCGAAGTCCTCTCCGGCCTTGACCCGGTGCGCAAGCGCCCGGGGATGTACACCGATACCAGCCGGCCGAACCACCTGGCCCAGGAAGTGATCGACAACAGTGTCGACGAAGCCCTGGCCGGGCACGCCAAGTCGGTTCAGGTGATCCTGCACGCCGACCATTCCCTGGAAGTGTCCGACGACGGTCGCGGCATGCCGGTGGACATTCACCCTGAAGAAGGCGTATCCGGGGTCGAGCTGATCCTTACCAAGCTGCACGCTGGCGGCAAGTTCTCCAACAAGAACTACCAGTTCTCCGGTGGTCTGCACGGGGTGGGTATTTCGGTGGTCAACGCCTTGTCCAGCCAGGTGCGGGTCAAGGTCAAGCGCGACGGCAACGAATACCAAATGACCTTCGCCGATGGCTACAAGGCCACCGAGCTGGAAGTGGTCGGCAGCGTTGGCAAGCGCAACACTGGCACCAGTGTGTACTTCGCCCCGGATCCAAAGTATTTCGACTCGCCGAAATTCTCCATCAGCCGCCTCAAGCACGTGCTCAAGGCCAAGGCGGTGTTGTGCCCGGGGCTGCTGGTCAGCTTCGAAGACAAAGGCACCGGCGAGAAGGTCGAGTGGCACTACGAAGACGGCCTGCGTTCCTACCTGGTCGATTCGGTCAGTGACTTTCTGCGTCTGCCTGACGAGCCGTTCTGCGGCAGCCTGGCCGGTAACAAGGAAGCGGTCGACTGGGCCCTGCTGTGGCTGCCCGAAGGCGGCGACAGCGTTCAGGAAAGCTACGTCAACCTGATCCCCACCGCCCAGGGTGGTACTCACGTCAACGGCCTGCGCCAGGGCCTGCTCGATGCCATGCGCGAATTCTGCGAGTTTCGCAACCTGTTGCCGCGCGGCGTCAAGCTGGCGCCCGAAGACGTCTGGGAGCGCATCAGCTTTGTGCTCTCGATGAAGATGCAGGAACCGCAGTTCTCCGGGCAGACCAAAGAGCGCCTGTCCTCGCGCGAGGCCGCTGCGTTCGTCTCCGGTGTGGTCAAGGATGCCTTCAGCCTGTGGCTCAACGCTCATCCCGAGCTGGGCATGCAACTGGCGGAACTGGCCATCAACAACGCTGGCCGGCGCCTGAAGGCGAGCAAGAAAGTCGAGCGCAAGCGCGTCACCCAGGGCCCGGCACTGCCAGGCAAGCTGGCGGACTGCGCCGGGCAGGACCCGATGCGCGCTGAACTGTTCCTGGTCGAGGGTGACTCCGCCGGTGGTTCGGCCAAACAGGCGCGGGACAAGGAGTTCCAGGCGATCCTGCCGCTGCGCGGCAAGATCCTCAACACCTGGGAAGTCGATGGTGGCGAAGTTCTGGCCAGTCAGGAAGTGCACAACATTGCCGTGGCCATTGGGGTCGACCCGGGGGCTGCGGACATGAGCCAGTTGCGCTATGGCAAGATCTGCATCCTCGCCGACGCCGACTCCGACGGCCTGCACATCGCAACGCTGCTCTGTGCGCTGTTCGTCCAGCACTTCCGCCCGCTGGTCGAGGCCGGCCACGTGTATGTGGCCATGCCACCGCTGTACCGCATAGACCTGGGCAAGGAAATCTACTACGCCCTGGACGAAGCCGAACGCGATGGCATCCTCGACCGCCTGGTGGCCGAGAAGAAACGCGGCAAGCCGCAGGTCACCCGCTTCAAGGGCCTGGGTGAGATGAACCCGCCGCAGTTGCGTGAAACCACCATGGACCCGAACACCCGGCGCCTGGTCCAGCTGACCCTGGAAGATCTGGAGGGCACCCGCGAAATCATGGACATGCTACTGGCCAAGAAGCGTGCAAGTGATCGCAAGAGCTGGCTGGAATCCAAGGGTAACCTGGCCGAGGTCCTGGCTTGA
- a CDS encoding esterase-like activity of phytase family protein, translated as MIRLALTAALALLSLSALAAPWPELKLVAEHPVEGMRGGNLSGLSECRGDLWAVSDRDDELLYRLETSAAVWQAEAVHMAVPPVPDSGLPWGLRSRTWAASQVRGGELDFEGISCDAAGNHYLVSEAHAAVLQVPVEGQPNWLKIDPSMVRQARASGMLLHFNALFEGLAVSPAGDRIWLAAERERRGLLLINRQQTTWNCGNGCVLLSEAGVEMQPAQMAKPRPVSRDFADLALFNDKLFTLERNAYRICRRDAQTAKVERCWSFAADALAEPRRYSQPFGLAEALVIDAKGAWIGLDNNGATRQDGESRPIVWRFAAPAGGWSAKS; from the coding sequence TTGATACGTCTGGCCCTGACCGCAGCACTGGCGCTGTTGTCGCTTTCTGCATTGGCAGCGCCGTGGCCGGAACTCAAGCTGGTCGCCGAGCATCCTGTCGAAGGTATGCGCGGTGGCAACCTGTCCGGCTTGAGCGAGTGCCGCGGCGATTTGTGGGCGGTTTCCGACCGTGACGACGAACTGCTCTATCGTCTGGAGACTTCGGCCGCTGTGTGGCAAGCCGAAGCGGTGCACATGGCTGTACCGCCAGTTCCGGACAGCGGCCTGCCCTGGGGCTTGCGCTCGCGCACCTGGGCCGCTTCGCAGGTGCGAGGCGGCGAGCTGGATTTTGAAGGCATCAGCTGCGATGCCGCCGGCAATCACTACCTCGTCAGCGAAGCCCATGCGGCGGTGCTGCAGGTGCCGGTGGAGGGCCAGCCCAACTGGCTGAAGATCGACCCGAGCATGGTCCGCCAGGCACGGGCCAGTGGCATGTTGCTGCATTTCAATGCACTGTTCGAAGGCCTGGCGGTGAGCCCGGCCGGTGACCGTATCTGGCTGGCGGCCGAGCGCGAACGCCGCGGCCTGCTGCTGATCAATCGCCAGCAAACCACCTGGAACTGTGGCAATGGCTGTGTGCTGCTCAGCGAAGCCGGGGTCGAGATGCAGCCGGCGCAAATGGCCAAGCCGCGGCCGGTGTCGCGCGACTTTGCCGACCTTGCACTGTTCAACGACAAGCTGTTCACCCTGGAGCGCAACGCCTACCGCATCTGCCGGCGCGATGCGCAAACGGCCAAGGTCGAACGTTGCTGGTCGTTTGCCGCCGATGCCCTGGCCGAACCTCGACGTTATTCACAGCCCTTCGGCCTGGCCGAAGCGCTGGTGATCGATGCAAAAGGCGCCTGGATCGGCCTCGACAACAATGGCGCGACCCGCCAGGACGGTGAATCGCGACCGATCGTCTGGCGCTTTGCCGCACCGGCCGGTGGCTGGAGTGCCAAATCGTGA
- a CDS encoding retropepsin-like aspartic protease family protein, producing the protein MSQPPGKRAGRVLLILAWAAGLFLATRFFGEWEQRQANPNAVVTSQHGEGYIEVQLAGNGQGHFVADGRINGQTVHFLLDTGATDVAIPEGLAGTLGLARGAPVMLSTANGRTQGYRTRLEQLQLGDILLRNVRALVVPGLDGEQVLLGMSALKQLEFTQRGGTLLLRQNLK; encoded by the coding sequence GTGAGCCAGCCGCCGGGCAAGCGGGCAGGCCGGGTGTTGCTGATCCTTGCCTGGGCAGCCGGCCTGTTCCTGGCCACGCGCTTTTTCGGTGAATGGGAGCAGCGCCAGGCCAACCCCAATGCCGTGGTCACCTCGCAACATGGCGAGGGTTACATCGAAGTGCAGCTGGCCGGTAATGGTCAAGGGCACTTCGTCGCCGATGGCCGAATCAATGGTCAGACGGTACATTTTCTGCTCGACACCGGTGCGACCGACGTGGCGATTCCCGAAGGCCTGGCAGGCACGCTTGGCCTTGCGCGCGGTGCGCCTGTGATGCTCAGCACCGCCAACGGTCGTACCCAGGGTTATCGTACGCGGCTGGAGCAGCTGCAACTGGGCGATATCCTCCTGCGCAATGTGCGCGCACTGGTGGTCCCGGGGCTGGATGGCGAGCAGGTATTACTGGGCATGAGCGCCCTGAAACAACTCGAATTTACCCAGCGTGGTGGCACCTTGCTGCTGCGCCAGAACCTGAAATGA
- the parC gene encoding DNA topoisomerase IV subunit A, which translates to MSDSLDLSLDGVERRSLADFTEQAYLNYSMYVIMDRALPHIGDGLKPVQRRIVYAMSELGLDADSKHKKSARTVGDVLGKFHPHGDSACYEAMVLMAQPFSYRYTLVDGQGNWGAPDDPKSFAAMRYTEARLSRYSEVLLSELGQGTADWVPNFDGTLDEPAVLPARLPNILLNGTTGIAVGMATDVPPHNLREVASACVRLLDEPKATVEQLCEHIQGPDYPTEAEIITPRAELLKIYESGRGSVRMRAVYRIEDGDIVVTALPHQVSGAKVLEQIAAQMQAKKLPMVADLRDESDHENPCRIVIIARSNRVDLDELMQHLFATTELESSYRVNVNIIGLDGRPQLKNLRALLVEWLEFRVQTVRRRLKFRLDKVERRLHLLEGLLVAFLNLDEVIHIIRTEEHPKAALIARFDLTETQAEYILETRLRQLARLEEMKIRNEQDELAKEQAKLTALLGSETKLRKLVRAELIKDAETYGDDRRSPIVARAEAKALSENELMPTEPVTVVLSEKGWIRCAKGHDIDATGLSYKAGDGFKAAAAGRSNQFAVLIDSTGRSYSLAAHTLPSARGQGEPLTGRLTPPPGASFDCVLLPEDDALYVIASDAGYGFVVKGEDLQAKNKAGKALLSLPNGAKVIAPRPVPDREHNWLAAVTTEGRLLIFKISDLPQLGKGKGNKIIGIPGDRVASREEFVTDLAVIAEGATLVLQAGKRTLSLKADDLEHYKGERGRRGNKLPRGFQRVDALLVEIPG; encoded by the coding sequence ATGAGCGACTCCCTTGATCTCAGCCTCGATGGCGTAGAGCGCCGGTCACTGGCTGACTTCACCGAACAGGCCTACCTCAACTATTCCATGTACGTGATCATGGACCGCGCCTTGCCGCATATCGGCGATGGCCTGAAGCCGGTGCAACGGCGCATCGTCTATGCCATGAGCGAACTGGGCCTGGACGCTGACTCCAAACACAAGAAGTCGGCGCGTACCGTCGGTGACGTGCTCGGCAAGTTTCACCCCCACGGCGACTCGGCCTGCTACGAAGCCATGGTGCTGATGGCGCAGCCGTTCAGTTACCGCTACACCCTGGTCGATGGCCAGGGCAACTGGGGGGCGCCGGACGATCCGAAGTCCTTCGCCGCCATGCGTTACACCGAGGCACGCCTGTCGCGCTACTCCGAGGTACTGCTCAGCGAGCTGGGCCAGGGCACCGCCGACTGGGTGCCGAACTTCGACGGGACCCTCGACGAGCCAGCGGTGTTGCCTGCGCGGCTGCCGAACATCCTGCTCAATGGCACCACCGGTATCGCCGTGGGCATGGCCACCGACGTGCCGCCGCACAACCTGCGTGAAGTGGCCTCGGCTTGCGTGCGCCTGCTCGACGAGCCCAAGGCCACGGTCGAGCAGCTCTGCGAGCATATCCAGGGCCCGGACTATCCGACCGAAGCCGAGATCATCACGCCGCGCGCCGAGCTGCTGAAAATCTATGAAAGTGGCCGTGGTTCGGTACGCATGCGTGCGGTGTATCGCATCGAGGACGGCGATATCGTCGTCACCGCGCTGCCGCACCAGGTCTCCGGGGCCAAGGTGCTTGAGCAGATCGCCGCGCAGATGCAGGCCAAGAAACTGCCGATGGTCGCTGACCTGCGCGACGAATCCGATCACGAGAACCCGTGCCGCATCGTCATCATCGCGCGCTCCAACCGGGTTGATCTCGACGAGTTGATGCAGCACCTGTTCGCGACCACCGAGCTTGAGTCCAGCTACCGGGTCAACGTCAACATCATTGGTCTTGACGGTCGTCCGCAACTAAAAAACCTGCGTGCGTTGCTGGTCGAGTGGCTGGAATTTCGCGTGCAGACGGTGCGCCGGCGGCTGAAGTTCCGCCTGGACAAGGTCGAGCGCCGACTGCACCTGCTCGAAGGCCTGTTGGTGGCCTTCCTCAACCTGGATGAAGTGATCCACATCATCCGCACCGAAGAGCACCCCAAAGCTGCGCTGATCGCCCGTTTCGACCTCACCGAAACCCAGGCCGAGTACATTCTCGAAACCCGCCTGCGCCAGTTGGCGCGTCTGGAAGAGATGAAGATCCGCAACGAGCAGGACGAGCTGGCCAAGGAGCAAGCCAAGCTGACTGCCCTGCTGGGTAGCGAAACCAAGCTGCGCAAGCTGGTGCGAGCCGAGCTGATCAAGGATGCCGAAACCTATGGCGACGATCGCCGTTCGCCAATTGTCGCGCGTGCCGAAGCCAAGGCCCTGTCGGAAAATGAGTTGATGCCGACCGAGCCGGTCACTGTGGTGCTTTCGGAGAAGGGCTGGATACGTTGCGCCAAGGGCCACGATATCGACGCCACCGGCCTTTCATACAAGGCTGGCGATGGCTTCAAGGCCGCCGCCGCAGGGCGTTCCAACCAGTTTGCCGTATTGATTGACTCCACTGGCCGTAGCTACTCGCTGGCCGCCCACACCTTGCCATCGGCCCGGGGCCAGGGCGAGCCGCTGACCGGCCGGCTGACACCGCCGCCGGGCGCAAGCTTCGACTGCGTGCTGTTGCCTGAAGATGATGCCTTGTATGTGATTGCCTCCGATGCCGGCTACGGCTTCGTGGTCAAAGGCGAAGACCTGCAGGCCAAGAACAAGGCCGGTAAGGCCCTGCTCAGCCTGCCCAATGGTGCCAAGGTCATCGCCCCACGTCCGGTGCCCGATCGCGAGCACAACTGGCTGGCCGCCGTGACCACCGAAGGCCGGCTGCTGATCTTCAAGATCAGCGACCTGCCGCAACTGGGCAAGGGCAAGGGCAACAAGATCATCGGCATCCCGGGTGACCGGGTTGCCTCGCGTGAAGAATTTGTCACCGACCTTGCCGTTATTGCCGAGGGTGCGACCCTTGTATTGCAAGCGGGCAAGCGTACCCTGTCACTCAAGGCCGACGATCTTGAGCATTACAAGGGTGAGCGCGGGCGCCGGGGCAACAAATTGCCTCGTGGCTTCCAGCGGGTCGATGCACTGTTGGTCGAAATCCCCGGATAA
- a CDS encoding PqiC family protein — translation MKFLRLPMVLLCGVLGLAGCSMHQPVSLYQLDSGEPGQPKQSAGMAVVLGPVSVADYLQRETLLQRQADGSLTAATDGRWAGSLSADIDQLLVRQLAWRLDSQRVVLAPASTGFTPDVQVLLSITRLDSGTNQPAILDAQWRLLDRRGQVRDNRIVHLEQQHLGSESAQVQAQGQLLQKLAEQLSIAMKPLANQPVVVEEQPKKAAPVQVRKEPEKSKIPLATPIRTDLEVFRF, via the coding sequence ATGAAATTTCTGCGCCTTCCGATGGTTTTGCTGTGCGGCGTGCTCGGACTGGCGGGTTGCAGCATGCACCAGCCGGTTTCCCTGTATCAGCTCGACAGCGGTGAGCCTGGCCAACCCAAGCAAAGCGCGGGCATGGCCGTGGTTCTCGGCCCTGTGTCGGTTGCCGACTACCTGCAACGCGAAACCCTGCTGCAACGCCAGGCTGATGGTAGCCTGACCGCCGCCACCGATGGTCGCTGGGCTGGCAGCCTGTCGGCAGACATCGACCAGTTGCTGGTCCGGCAACTGGCCTGGCGCCTGGACAGCCAGCGTGTGGTCCTGGCTCCTGCCAGCACCGGCTTCACTCCCGATGTACAGGTGCTGCTGTCGATTACTCGCCTGGACTCCGGCACTAACCAGCCAGCGATTCTCGATGCCCAGTGGCGTCTGCTGGACCGCCGTGGTCAGGTCCGCGACAACCGCATCGTGCACCTGGAGCAACAGCACCTGGGGAGCGAGTCTGCTCAGGTTCAAGCTCAGGGCCAGTTGCTGCAAAAGCTCGCCGAGCAGTTGAGTATTGCAATGAAGCCTCTGGCCAACCAGCCTGTGGTGGTTGAAGAACAACCGAAAAAGGCGGCACCGGTTCAGGTTCGCAAAGAGCCGGAGAAATCCAAGATCCCATTGGCTACGCCAATTCGTACCGACCTGGAAGTCTTCCGCTTCTGA
- a CDS encoding HAMP domain-containing protein, giving the protein MNRPTPVKTDNFFLLIFHALRQRRVPLALRIACHNVFLVALALVIYACVMGLQFKEAMHEQADALGQSLTTQTATSATELLVSNDILSLNVLLGNLVKNPLVAHAAIYSVDNRILAEAGQRPKNGLLGEAEGLYQTKITFQDVTAGQLRISLDMSQFQQPLTISLQSMGILAGILLALALAMSLRLGRYISTPLLQLRVWLRDINEFTPAIERQDEIGDLARQLHTRLAPPPREIEPQEESFDEDEPEFEVRNLRDPSFDEQPAVAKAAKPIKPAADDDSDDAFADLLDEADSPAPALAAPVNREPQASAVLAVQLGSQEQLRRLPRTRLTELLERYRDCLDQAASLYESEVHTLNDGSTLLLFHSQDSGEDYLTNAICCGELLRALSHALQIEVADSGITLQLQLGLALGEDLHGLSQIDLLLTEKAQDALALSQHSRNLLLVERKISDDALVRQRARIRPIASPEGACCVERLMEPYPSMLERQLARMHERRVKN; this is encoded by the coding sequence GTGAACCGGCCCACGCCCGTTAAAACCGACAACTTCTTCCTGCTGATCTTCCACGCCCTGCGCCAACGCCGAGTACCGCTGGCGCTGCGTATCGCCTGCCACAACGTGTTCCTGGTGGCACTGGCGCTGGTGATCTACGCCTGCGTGATGGGCCTGCAATTCAAGGAAGCCATGCACGAGCAGGCCGATGCCCTTGGGCAGAGCCTGACCACCCAGACGGCTACCTCGGCCACCGAGCTGCTGGTGTCCAACGACATCCTCAGCCTCAACGTGCTGCTCGGCAACCTGGTGAAAAACCCGCTGGTGGCCCATGCGGCAATCTACAGTGTCGACAACCGGATCCTCGCCGAGGCTGGGCAGCGCCCGAAAAACGGCCTGCTGGGCGAAGCCGAAGGCCTGTACCAGACCAAAATCACCTTCCAGGACGTGACCGCCGGGCAACTGCGCATCAGCCTGGACATGAGCCAGTTCCAGCAGCCGTTGACCATCAGCCTGCAGAGCATGGGCATTCTCGCTGGCATCCTGCTGGCGTTGGCACTCGCCATGAGCCTGCGCCTGGGTCGCTATATCTCCACACCGCTGTTGCAGTTGCGGGTCTGGCTGCGCGATATCAACGAGTTCACCCCGGCCATCGAACGCCAGGATGAAATCGGCGACCTGGCGCGCCAGCTGCATACACGCCTGGCACCGCCCCCACGGGAAATCGAGCCGCAAGAAGAGTCCTTCGACGAGGATGAGCCGGAATTCGAAGTGCGTAACCTGCGCGATCCAAGCTTCGACGAACAGCCTGCGGTGGCCAAGGCTGCCAAACCGATCAAACCTGCAGCGGATGACGACAGCGATGATGCCTTCGCCGACCTGCTCGATGAAGCCGACAGCCCCGCCCCTGCACTGGCAGCCCCGGTCAACCGCGAACCACAGGCCAGCGCCGTGCTGGCGGTGCAACTGGGCTCTCAGGAGCAACTGCGGCGCCTGCCACGCACGCGCCTGACCGAGCTGCTGGAGCGCTACCGCGACTGCCTCGATCAGGCTGCCTCGCTGTACGAAAGCGAAGTCCACACCCTCAACGACGGCAGCACCCTGCTGTTGTTCCACAGCCAGGACAGCGGCGAGGACTACCTCACCAACGCCATCTGCTGTGGCGAGCTGCTGCGTGCCCTGAGCCATGCCTTGCAGATCGAGGTGGCCGACAGTGGCATCACCTTGCAACTGCAACTGGGCCTGGCCTTGGGTGAAGACCTGCACGGCCTGAGCCAGATCGACCTGCTGCTGACTGAAAAGGCCCAGGATGCCCTGGCCCTGTCGCAGCACAGCCGCAACCTGCTGCTGGTCGAGCGCAAGATCAGCGACGATGCCCTGGTGCGCCAGCGTGCCCGCATCCGCCCGATCGCCAGCCCCGAAGGCGCCTGCTGCGTCGAGCGTCTGATGGAGCCCTATCCGTCGATGCTGGAGCGGCAATTGGCGCGGATGCATGAGCGCCGGGTCAAGAACTGA